Proteins encoded in a region of the Anopheles ziemanni chromosome 2, idAnoZiCoDA_A2_x.2, whole genome shotgun sequence genome:
- the LOC131283088 gene encoding xanthine dehydrogenase-like: MEDLSLFKVDQPLVLFVNGKRVEDTNPNPECTLLVYLREKLRLCGTKLGCAEGGCGACTVMVSKVDRKTGQLQHLAVNACLTPVCAMHGMAVTTVEGIGSTRTRLHPVQERIAKAHGSQCGFCTPGIVMSMYALLRSSPVPSMKELEVAFQGNLCRCTGYRPILEGYKTFTKEFGNCAMGEKCCRNGNSTSGCGAPAGEVDHELFQASEFMPYDPSQEPIFPPELKISNRLDTDSIVFRSSNTAWYRPTKLNDLLALKKRYPDTKIVVGNTEVGVEVKFKHFQYPVLANPIQITELSSIERNERGLKIGSAVTLMEMENTLQQEIETSPEHETRLFKAIVDMLHWFAGKQIRNVASVGGNIMTGSPISDLNPIFTAAAVELEVASFDGGFRTVRMGDGFFTGYRTNVIKSEEVLVSLFIPRTTTDQHFIAHKQAKRRDDDIAIVNGAFNVRFRAGTDVVEELHLAFGGMAPTTVLAKKTAQALVGRRWDTKLVELCNDLLVEELPLSPSAPGGMILYRRSLTLSLFFKAYLAIAQVLDAQPDIKGRKPIESREKSGSETFHTLVPKSAQLFEKVASGQAVTDPIRRPQVHASAYKQVTGEAIYCDDIPRFSNELYLAFVYSTKAHAKIVSIDPSAALQEEGVHRFFSADDLTEEQNRLGPIIEDERVFAKDFVFCHGQIIGAIVANDATAAKKASRKVKVVYEELTPVIVTLEDAIARKSFFPESPLRLEFGNVDGAFQSAYKIVEGECRTGAQEHFYLEPIACIAFPRDSDEIEIISCSQHPAEAQRKVANALGLSCNKVFSKVKRLGGGFGGKETKVDGVVTPVALAAYRLQRPVRCVLDRTDDMASTGTRHPFQVRYRVAVNKDGLLLAGEYKAYSNAGYSRDLSFSVMQRAILHIQNAYKIPNVRIEGWVCRTNLPSCTAFRGFGSPQAMFVAENVIRHVAAEMHCDPVSLMALNLYQDNGDVTHYNKAIESCTVRRCWDQLFSSSDFADRRTRVESFNKMNRWRKRGIDVVPTMYGIAFNVPALDQSGALVHVYQDGTVLLAHGGVEMGQGLHTKMIQVAATALQIPFDWIHCSETGTDKVPNTSATAASVGSDLNGAAVLDACRKLLTRIEPYKKANPDAGWTVWIQRAYLDRVALSATGFYATPDINYDLTTNTGNPFHYYTFGAACSEVEIDCLTGDHQVLRTDIVMDVGSSINPAIDIGQIEGGFMQGYGMFMLEEMIYSSKGEVLSRGPGTYKLPGFGNIAGELNVSLLTGAPNPRAVYSSKAIGEPPLFLASSVYFATKAAIAAARSEEGVQGNFNLIAPASAARIRMLCTDSISQKVQNEDADENGSWNVMA; the protein is encoded by the exons ATGGAAGATTTGAGCTTATTCAAAGTCGACCAACCCTTAGTGTTGTTTGTGAATGGGAAAAGGGTTGAAGATACCAATCCAAACCCGGAATGCACACTGTTGGTTTATTTGCGCGAAAAACTGCGGCTCTGTGGAACGAAGCTCGGTTGTGCCGAGGGAGGATGCGGAGCGTGTACCGTGATGGTGTCGAAAGTTGATCGCAAAACGGGTCAACTGCAGCATCTGGCGGTCAATGCGTGTCTCACGCCAGTCTGTGCCATGCACGGTATGGCCGTCACGACGGTGGAAGGTATTGGAAGTACACGCACTCGGCTTCATCCCGTGCAGGAGCGAATCGCAAAGGCGCACGGATCGCAGTGTGGCTTCTGCACTCCTGGTATTGTAATGTCCATGTACGCTTTGCTCCGCAGCTCGCCAGTTCCGTCGATGAAGGAGCTGGAGGTGGCTTTCCAAGGCAACCTGTGTCGGTGCACCGGTTATCGACCAATTTTGGAAGGATACAAAACTTTTACGAAGGAGTTCGGTAACTGCGCTATGGGCGAGAAGTGCTGCCGAAATGGCAATAGCACCAGTGGATGTGGCGCACCGGCCGGAGAGGTGGACCACGAACTATTTCAAGCAAGCGAGTTCATGCCTTACGATCCATCGCAGGAACCGATTTTCCCACCGGAACTCAAAATCTCCAACAGACTGGACACCGATTCGATAGTTTTTCGATCATCCAATACGGCCTGGTATCGGCCAACAAAGCTTAATGACTTGCTGGCGCTGAAGAAGCGTTATCCGGACACAAAAATTGTCGTTGGTAACACGGAGGTTGGCGTAGAGGTGAAGTTTAAGCATTTCCAATACCCCGTCTTGGCTAATCCAATTCAAATAACGGAGCTCTCATCGATCGAGCGAAATGAACGTGGTTTGAAGATAGGATCTGCTGTGACgctgatggaaatggaaaatactcTGCAACAGGAAATTGAAACCAGTCCGGAACACGAAACACGGCTATTTAAGGCGATTGTGGATATGCTGCATTGGTTCGCTGGAAAGCAGATTCGTAACGTTGCGTCCGTCGGGGGCAACATCATGACCGGAAGCCCCATTTCGGACCTAAATCCTATTTTCACTGCGGCTGCCGTCGAGCTAGAGGTGGCAAGTTTTGATGGAGGCTTTCGCACAGTACGAATGGGAGATGGATTCTTTACTGGGTATCGAACGAATGTGATCAAGTCGGAAGAGGTGCTCGTGTCACTGTTCATTCCGCGTACTACCACGGACCAGCATTTTATTGCCCACAAGCAGGCCAAACGCCGGGATGATGATATTGCCATCGTGAACGGTGCTTTCAACGTCCGATTCCGAGCAGGCACGGATGTGGTGGAGGAATTGCATCTGGCGTTTGGAGGCATGGCTCCAACGACGGTACTGGCGAAGAAAACCGCTCAAGCGCTGGTCGGAAGACGTTGGGATACTAAGCTGGTGGAACTTTGCAATGATCTACTCGTCGAAGAGCTTCCTCTCAGTCCGTCTGCGCCAGGTGGTATGATATTGTATCGACGATCGTTAACGCTTAGCCTCTTCTTCAAGGCCTACCTTGCCATCGCCCAAGTACTTGATGCACAACCAGATATTAAGGGTAGGAAACCTATCGAGAGCCGTGAAAAGAGTGGTTCCGAAACATTCCACACACTGGTGCCAAAGAGTGCGCAACTGTTTGAAAAGGTTGCATCCGGGCAAGCTGTTACTGATCCCATTCGACGTCCCCAGGTCCACGCATCGGCATACAAGCAGGTCACTGGAGAGGCCATCTATTGTGACGATATTCCAAGATTTTCCAACGAGTTGTATCTGGCATTCGTGTACAGCACGAAGGCGCATGCCAAGATCGTTTCCATTGATCCTTCGGCCGCGTTGCAAGAAGAGGGAGTCCATCGGTTCTTCAGTGCTGACGATTTGACGGAAGAACAAAATCGGTTGGGGCCAATCATTGAAGATGAACGAGTTTTTGcaaaagattttgttttttgccatGGTCAGATAATAGGCGCGATCGTAGCAAATGACGCAACAGCAGCTAAAAAAGCAAGCAGGAAAGTGAAAGTCGTTTATGAAGAATTAACCCCAGTTATCGTGACCCTAGAGGATGCGATAGCTCGTAAATCTTTTTTCCCTGAAAGTCCTCTTCGACTCGAATTCGGTAATGTTGACGGCGCATTCCAATCTGCATATAAAATTGTGGAAGGAGAATGCCGTACTGGTGCCCAGGAACACTTCTACCTCGAACCAATTGCTTGTATCGCGTTTCCCCGCGATTCAGACGAAATAGAAATTATCAGCTGCAGTCAACATCCGGCCGAAGCACAGCGGAAGGTGGCCAATGCGTTGGGTCTGTCGTGTAATAAAGTTTTCTCAAAGGTAAAACGACTCGGTGGCGGCTTTGGGggcaaagaaacaaaagtcGATGGTGTCGTAACACCAGTCGCCTTAGCTGCCTACCGCCTGCAGCGTCCTGTCCGGTGTGTCTTGGATCGCACCGATGACATGGCTAGCACAGGAACAAGACATCCTTTCCAAGTGCGTTACCGCGTCGCCGTGAACAAGGACGGATTGCTGTTGGCAGGTGAATACAAAGCCTACTCCAATGCAGGATATTCACGTGATCTATCCTTCTCC GTTATGCAACGTGCCATTTTACACATTCAAAATGCTTACAAAATACCGAATGTTCGCATAGAAGGATGGGTCTGCCGCACAAATCTGCCCTCTTGCACGGCTTTCCGCGGGTTCGGTTCACCGCAGGCAATGTTTGTTGCTGAAAACGTAATTCGTCACGTGGCAGCAGAGATGCATTGCGATCCCGTTTCGCTGATGGCATTGAATCTATATCAAGATAATGGCGATGTGACGCATTACAACAAGGCGATTGAAAGCTGTACAGTGAGAAGGTGCTGGGACCAGCTTTTTAGTTCATCGGATTTCGCTGATCGACGTACGAGAGTGGAGAGTTTTAACAAAATGAATCGCTGGCGTAAGCGTGGTATTGATGTTGTGCCAACAATGTATGGTATAGCGTTTAACGTACCCGCCCTGGATCAGTCGGGTGCTTTAGTACACGTGTATCAAGATGGCACTGTCTTGTTAGCTCATGGTGGGGTTGAAATGGGACAAGGTTTACACAcgaaaatgattcaagtagCTGCCACAGCGTTACAAATTCCTTTCGACTGGATTCATTGTTCCGAGACCGGCACGGATAAGGTGCCAAATACTTCTGCCACTGCCGCAAGTGTAGGATCGGATCTTAACGGAGCTGCCGTTTTGGACGCTTGCAGAAAGCTTCTAACACGTATAGAACCGTATAAAAAGGCAAATCCTGATGCGGGATGGACTGTTTGGATTCAACGTGCCTACCTCGATAGAGTGGCTTTATCTGCGACCGGATTCTACGCAACTCCGGACATTAACTATGACCTTACAACCAACACGGGAAACCCATTCCATTACTACACTTTCGGGGCGGCTTGTTCTGAGGTTGAGATCGATTGTCTCACCGGTGATCACCAGGTGTTGCGAACGGACATTGTGATGGATGTTGGCTCTAGCATAAATCCAGCAATTGACATTGGCCAAATCGAGGGCGGTTTCATGCAAGGGTATGGCATGTTTATGCTTGAAGAAATGATTTACTCGTCGAAAGGGGAGGTTCTCTCTCGTGGCCCCGGTACCTATAAACTACCCGGTTTTGGAAATATCGCCGGAGAGCTAAATGTGTCGCTGTTGACCGGAGCACCAAACCCACGTGCTGTTTATTCCTCCAAGGCCATCGGAGAGCCTCCTCTTTTCCTCGCCTCGTCGGTATACTTCGCAACTAAGGCCGCTATCGCAGCTGCCCGGTCGGAGGAGGGCGTGCAGGGCAATTTTAACCTCATTGCCCCAGCCAGTGCCGCTCGTATCAGAATGCTTTGCACCGACAGCATTTCGCAAAAG GTTCAAAACGAAGATGCTGACGAGAACGGGTCATGGAACGTGATGGCGTAA
- the LOC131282697 gene encoding xanthine dehydrogenase, with amino-acid sequence MVSKVDRKTGQLQHLAVNACLTPVCAMHGMAVTTVEGIGSTRTRLHPVQERIAKAHGSQCGFCTPGIVMSMYALLRSSPVPSMKELEVAFQGNLCRCTGYRPILEGYKTFTKEFGNCAMGEKCCRNGNSTSGCGAPAGEVDHELFQASEFMPYDPSQEPIFPPELKISNRLDTDSIVFRSSNTAWYRPTKLNDLLALKKRYSDTKIVVGNTEVGVEVKFKHFQYPVLANPIQITELTSIERNERGLKIGSAVTLMEMENALQQEIETSPEHETRLFKAIVDMLHWFAGKQIRNVASVGGNIMTGSPISDLNPIFTAAAVELEVASLDGGFRTVRMGDGFFTGYRTNVIKSEEVLVSLFIPRTTTDQHFIAHKQAKRRDDDIAIVNGAFNVRFRAGTDVVEELHLAFGGMAPTTVLAKKTAQALVGRRWDTKLVELCNDLLVEELPLSPSAPGGMILYRRSLTLSLFFKAYLAIAQVLDAQPDIKGRKPIESREKSGSETFHTLVPKSAQLFEKVASGQAVTDPIRRPQVHASAYKQVTGEAIYCDDIPRFSNELYLAFVYSTKAHAKIVSIDPSAALQEEGVHRFFSADDLTEEQNEAGPVFHDEFVFVKDIVTTQGQIIGAVVADTQSTAQRAARKVKVTYDDLSPVIVTLEDAIAKESFYPGFPRSIVKGDVEKALADSDVIVEGDCRMGGQEHFYLETQACLAFPKDTDEIEVISSTQHPTEIQLHVAKSLGIPAAKVVSRVKRLGGGFGGKESRAALVAIPVALAAYRLGRPVRCMLDRDEDMAISGTRHPFYFRYKVGVSTEGKLVAGDFWAYNNAGHSMDLSFAVLERSMFHIQNAYKIPNLRVRGWVCRTNLPSNTAFRGFGGPQGMMAAETMMRHVARTLKRDYVELVELNMYHEGDTTHYNQVIEGCNVRKCWQEVLQSSDFARRRELVDQFNQEHRWRKRGIHVVPTMFGIAFTVLHLNQSGALIHVYQDGTVLLTHGGTEMGQGLHTKMIQVAATALEIPFEKIHISETATDKVPNTSATAASAGSDLNGAAVLNACNTIRERLEPFRKQYPNEDWNFWVSKAYFNRVSLSAAGFYATPDLGYDFGTNSGKAFNYYTYGAACSEVEIDCLTGDHQVLRTDIVMDLGSSINPAIDIGQIEGGFMQGYGLFTLEEMVYSPQGQVYSRGPGMYKLPGFADIPGEFNVSLLTGAPNPRAVYSSKAVGEPPLFLASSIFLAIRDAISAARSEEGLDAEFSLVSPATAARIRTACQDKFVERFRKHADNLNNIIPWNVMP; translated from the coding sequence ATGGTGTCGAAAGTTGATCGCAAAACGGGTCAACTGCAGCATCTGGCCGTCAATGCGTGTCTCACGCCAGTCTGTGCCATGCACGGTATGGCCGTCACGACGGTGGAAGGTATTGGAAGTACACGCACTCGACTTCATCCCGTGCAGGAGCGAATCGCAAAGGCGCACGGATCGCAGTGTGGCTTCTGCACTCCCGGCATTGTAATGTCCATGTACGCTTTGCTCCGCAGCTCGCCAGTTCCGTCGATGAAGGAGCTGGAGGTGGCTTTCCAAGGCAACCTGTGCCGGTGCACCGGTTATCGACCAATTTTGGAAGGATACAAAACTTTTACGAAGGAGTTCGGTAACTGCGCTATGGGCGAGAAGTGCTGCCGAAATGGCAATAGCACCAGTGGATGTGGCGCACCGGCCGGAGAGGTGGACCACGAACTATTTCAAGCAAGCGAGTTCATGCCTTACGATCCATCGCAGGAACCGATTTTCCCACCGGAACTCAAAATCTCCAACAGACTGGACACCGATTCGATAGTTTTTCGATCATCCAACACGGCCTGGTATCGGCCAACAAAGCTTAATGACTTGCTGGCGCTGAAGAAGCGTTATTCGGACACAAAAATTGTCGTTGGTAACACGGAGGTTGGCGTGGAGGTGAAGTTTAAGCATTTCCAGTACCCCGTCTTGGCTAATCCAATTCAAATAACAGAGCTCACGTCGATCGAGCGAAATGAACGTGGTTTGAAGATAGGATCTGCTGTGACgctgatggaaatggaaaatgcgcTGCAACAGGAAATTGAAACCAGTCCGGAACACGAAACACGTCTATTTAAGGCGATTGTGGATATGCTGCATTGGTTCGCTGGAAAGCAGATTCGTAACGTTGCGTCCGTCGGGGGCAACATCATGACCGGAAGCCCCATTTCGGACCTAAATCCTATTTTCACTGCGGCTGCCGTCGAGCTAGAGGTGGCAAGTTTGGATGGAGGCTTTCGCACAGTACGAATGGGAGATGGATTCTTTACTGGGTATCGAACGAATGTGATCAAGTCGGAAGAGGTGCTCGTGTCACTGTTCATTCCGCGTACTACCACGGACCAGCATTTTATTGCCCACAAGCAGGCCAAACGCCGGGATGATGATATTGCCATCGTGAACGGTGCTTTCAACGTCCGATTCCGAGCAGGCACGGATGTGGTGGAGGAATTGCATCTCGCGTTTGGAGGCATGGCACCAACGACGGTGCTGGCGAAGAAAACCGCTCAAGCGCTGGTCGGAAGACGTTGGGATACTAAGCTGGTGGAACTTTGCAATGATCTACTCGTCGAAGAGCTTCCTCTCAGTCCGTCTGCGCCAGGTGGTATGATATTGTATCGACGATCGTTAACGCTTAGCCTCTTCTTCAAGGCCTACCTTGCCATCGCCCAAGTACTTGATGCACAACCAGATATTAAGGGTAGGAAACCTATCGAGAGCCGTGAAAAGAGTGGTTCCGAAACATTCCACACACTGGTGCCAAAGAGTGCGCAACTGTTTGAAAAGGTTGCATCCGGGCAAGCTGTTACTGATCCCATTCGACGTCCCCAGGTCCACGCATCGGCATACAAGCAGGTCACTGGAGAGGCCATCTATTGTGACGATATTCCAAGATTTTCCAACGAGTTGTATCTGGCATTCGTGTACAGCACGAAGGCGCATGCCAAGATCGTTTCCATTGATCCTTCGGCCGCGTTGCAAGAAGAGGGAGTCCATCGGTTCTTCAGTGCTGACGATTTGACGGAAGAACAAAATgaagccggcccagtctttcACGATGAATTCGTTTTCGTGAAAGACATCGTCACTACGCAGGGCCAGATAATAGGCGCGGTTGTGGCAGACACCCAAAGTACTGCGCAACGAGCTGCGAGGAAGGTCAAAGTCACTTACGACGATCTTAGCCCGGTAATCGTTACGCTGGAAGATGCGATCGCTAAGGAATCGTTTTATCCTGGGTTTCCCCGGTCAATCGTCAAGGGGGACGTAGAGAAAGCGTTAGCTGACTCGGACGTCATTGTCGAAGGAGATTGCCGTATGGGCGGACAGGAGCATTTCTACCTGGAAACGCAGGCCTGTCTCGCTTTTCCCAAAGATACGGACGAAATAGAGGTCATCAGCAGCACCCAGCATCCGACCGAGATTCAACTGCACGTTGCGAAATCGCTAGGAATTCCCGCCGCAAAGGTGGTGTCGCGAGTGAAACGTTTGGGCGGAGGGTTTGGTGGGAAAGAGTCCCGAGCGGCGCTGGTTGCTATACCGGTAGCCCTTGCGGCATATCGGCTGGGCAGACCGGTTCGCTGCATGCTAGATCGAGACGAAGACATGGCTATTTCGGGAACGCGGCATCCCTTTTACTTTCGTTACAAAGTCGGAGTTAGCACGGAAGGAAAACTTGTCGCCGGTGATTTCTGGGCCTACAACAACGCAGGCCACTCGATGGATCTATCGTTTGCTGTCCTCGAACGATCCATGTTCCATATCCAGAATGCCTACAAGATTCCCAACTTGCGTGTTCGCGGATGGGTTTGTCGTACCAATTTGCCGTCGAACACCGCTTTCCGCGGTTTTGGTGGCCCTCAAGGTATGATGGCGGCGGAAACTATGATGCGGCACGTGGCACGCACGTTGAAAAGAGACTACGTCGAGCTGGTTGAGTTGAACATGTACCACGAAGGAGACACAACGCATTACAATCAGGTGATCGAGGGTTGCAATGTGAGAAAATGCTGGCAAGAGGTACTGCAATCTTCTGATTTCGCCCGGCGTCGAGAACTAGTGGATCAGTTTAATCAGGAGCATCGCTGGCGCAAAAGAGGCATTCACGTTGTGCCAACAATGTTTGGGATCGCCTTTACGGTGCTCCATTTGAACCAAAGTGGTGCTTTAATACATGTGTATCAGGATGGAACTGTCTTGCTCACCCACGGAGGGACGGAGATGGGACAGGGActgcacaccaaaatgattcAGGTTGCGGCAACCGCCTTAGAAATACCGTTTGAGAAGATACACATCTCCGAAACGGCCACCGACAAGGTTCCAAACACTTCGGCTACGGCTGCTAGTGCCGGGTCAGATCTGAATGGAGCCGCTGTGCTAAATGCGTGTAACACAATTCGTGAGCGACTGGAACCATTCCGCAAACAGTACCCCAACGAGGATTGGAACTTCTGGGTTAGCAAAGCATACTTCAACCGGGTCTCTCTTTCGGCTGCAGGGTTCTACGCTACACCCGACCTCGGATACGACTTTGGCACCAACTCGGGCAAAGCCTTCAATTATTACACCTACGGGGCTGCATGTTCCGAAGTCGAAATTGATTGTCTAACTGGCGATCATCAGGTACTTCGAACGGATATCGTGATGGACCTCGGTTcgagtatcaacccggcaatCGACATTGGCCAAATCGAGGGAGGGTTCATGCAAGGCTATGGCTTGTTCACACTGGAAGAGATGGTCTACTCTCCTCAGGGACAAGTCTATTCACGTGGACCAGGCATGTACAAATTACCCGGGTTTGCCGACATTCCAGGGGAATTTAATGTGTCACTGCTGACTGGAGCACCGAATCCTCGCGCAGTATACTCGTCGAAGGCCGTCGGGGAACCACCGCTTTTCCTAGCGTCGTCTATATTTTTAGCTATCCGTGATGCAATTTCCGCCGCAAGGAGCGAAGAAGGTCTGGATGCCGAGTTTAGCCTGGTATCACCGGCAACAGCTGCCCGCATTAGGACCGCATGCCAGGATAAATTTGTCGAACGTTTCAGAAAGCATGCCGACAATCTTAATAATATTATTCCCTGGAACGTTATGCCCTGA
- the LOC131283102 gene encoding ribosome-releasing factor 2, mitochondrial has translation MLCNRFRSIVQFRANRRVRYPKILPCNRKVHNSDGSISEKRIRNIGILAHIDAGKTTTTERMLYYSGRTNMLGEVHQGNTVTDFLQQERERGITICSAAVSFDWKDHRINLLDTPGHIDFTMEVEQSLSAVDGAVIILDGSAGVEAQTVTVWGQADRHHLPRLVFVNKMDKENANFEACLEEITKTLGAVPIPLQMPLKEGNKLVGIIDVLSTTKIIWDMKSKGRSYQAVHINQEEQQDQLHEQLYEIIDTLSGLDDNLAQAIIESNSLESVKLNLVLDAIRNCTLKQQIVPVLLGSSYKNVGVQLLMDSVLNFLPAPNERNQCYDCFGNNFVGKVFKVTHDKQRGPITMIRAFRGTVKKGSKFVTANGTTETIQRIYEPLADEFREIDSFAAGNIGLCAGPKSTVTGDLLVANAATLKKALKRLVSAVGSTDDESEIDTEQILTSKLGIQTTVPDAVFFCSIEPPSAAQQTALDNALREIQREDPSLRVRYDEDTGQTVLGGMGQLHLEIVKSRILTEYRIEADLGPLQIAYKETLLESQRGQWTAEKEIAGSRQLVQIDATIFPSAKGNEERIVLDNSAEAQENLKLIRPRQMAFFRKGALGALQRGPKLGGQLANCAVKLHALTVGKGTTDTFIMAAAAQCISKILSNAECRLLEPDMFLEIVTINEYVAPIVADLSRRRARIEDISPRGSCNKVIKVNAPLAELGDYSTVLRTISSGTASVSMEPNGHSMLNDSNEALVMRRVFGLE, from the exons ATGTTGTGCAACCGGTTTCGTTCAATAGTTCAATTCCGGGCGAATCGACGAGTAAGATATCCAAAAATTCTACCATGCAATAGAAAAGTCCATAATTCGGATGGGAGTATCAGCGAGAAACGGATTCGGAACATCGGCATACTGGCACACATTGATGCTGGCAAGACAACAACCACAGAACGCATGCTTTACTATTCGGGGCGTACGAACATGCTGGGAGAAGTACATCAAGGCAACACGGTTACCGATTTTTTACAGCAAGAACGGGAACGTGGGATAACAATATGTAGTGCGGCCGTTAGCTTTGACTGGAAGGACCATCGTATCAACCTGCTTGACACACCTGGTCACATCGATTTTACGATGGAGGTAGAACAATCCCTCAGTGCAGTGGACGGTGCGGTGATCATCCTGGATGGATCGGCCGGTGTGGAAGCTCAAACTGTAACCGTATGGGGCCAAGCCGATCGGCATCACTTACCACGGCTTGTGTTCGTAAATAAAATGGATAAGGAAAATGCTAACTTCGAAGCGTGTCTCGAAGAGATTACAAAAACGCTTGGTGCTGTTCCTATCCCTCTTCAAATGCCACTAAAGGAAGGAAACAAATTGGTAG GCATAATCGATGTACTCTCAACGACTAAGATAATCTGGGACATGAAAAGCAAAGGGCGATCGTACCAGGCTGTTCACATAAATCAGGAAGAGCAACAGGACCAGCTACATGAACAACTGTATGAAATAATAGATACATTGTCAGGATTGGACGATAATCTAGCACAGGCGATAATAGAATCAaacagtctggaaagcgttaAACTAAACCTAGTTCTGGATGCCATTCGCAATTGTACTTTGAAACAG CAAATTGTTCCGGTGTTGCTTGGTTCGTCGTATAAAAACGTTGGCGTACAACTTTTAATGGACAGTGTGCTGAATTTTCTCCCAGCGCCGAATGAACGAAACCAATGTTACGATTGCTTTgg AAACAATTTCGTCGGAAAAGTATTCAAAGTAACACATGATAAACAACGAGGACCAATCACAATGATCAGAGCATTTCGGGGGACAGTAAAAAAAGGCTCCAAGTTCGTCACAGCTAACGGTACCACTGAAACAATCCAACGTATCTATGAACCACTGGCCGATGAGTTCCGAGAGATTGACTCTTTTGCAGCAGGAAATATTGGTCTTTGCGCTGGCCCAAAGTCAACTGTTACGGGAGATTTATTGGTTGCCAATGCAGCGACATTGAAAAAGGCTCTTAAAAGGCTGGTTTCTGCCGTAGGTTCTACGGATGACGAAAGTGAAATTGACACGGAACAAATACTCACATCGAAGCTTGGTATCCAGACGACCGTGCCGGATGCggtatttttctgttcgatcgAACCACCTTCCGCCGCACAACAAACTGCACTAGACAATGCATTGCGTGAAATTCAAAGAGAAGATCCAAGCTTACGAGTGCGTTACGATGAAGACACAGGACAAACCGTTCTCGGTGGGATGGGTCAACTCCATCTAGAGATAGTAAAATCACGCATTTTAACTGAGTACCGCATCGAGGCCGACCTTGGCCCATTGCAGATTGCCTATAAGGAAACGCTGCTCGAATCACAGCGGGGACAGTGGACGGCAGAAAAAGAGATTGCCGGTAGTAGACAACTTGTACAGATCGATGCAACTATATTCCCTAGTGCCAAGGGTAACGAAGAAAGGATAGTTCTCGATAATTCAGCTGAGGCGCAAGAAAATCTGAAGCTTATACGCCCGAGGCAAATGGCATTTTTTCGTAAGGGCGCCCTTGGTGCATTGCAGCGTGGCCCAAAACTGGGAGGGCAATTGGCGAACTGTGCAGTAAAACTGCACGCACTGACAGTCGGAAAGGGTACGACTGATACCTTTATTATGGCTGCAGCAGCACAGTGCATCTCAAAAATTCTATCTAATGCGGAGTGTCGTCTGCTGGAACCGGATATGTTTCTTGAGATAGTAACAATCAATGAATACGTTGCTCCTATCGTGGCGGATCTAAGCCGAAGGAGAGCTCGGATCGAAGACATTTCACCACGTGGATCATGTAACAAGGTTATAAAGGTGAATGCACCACTTGCAGAGCTTGGTGACTACTCGACGGTGCTACGCACGATTAGCAGTGGTACCGCAAGTGTATCCATGGAACCTAATGGTCATTCAATGTTAAACGATTCGAACGAAGCGCTAGTCATGAGGCGTGTCTTCGGATTGGAATAA
- the LOC131283103 gene encoding cytochrome c oxidase assembly protein COX20, mitochondrial: protein MTDNRLDLKDLDVDPPSERSLMLFGRDVSTIPCFRNSFLYGISIGMAVGFLAFLKTSRPQLSTHIGFGTFMATTVGYWIPCRYNWSKQKFDMAQMQRALQQQAIFEGTDKERELEAKTEEA from the exons ATGACTGATAATCGTCTAGATTTGAAGGATTTGGACGTCGATCCCCCATCAGAACGG TCATTAATGCTCTTTGGCAGAGATGTTAGCACTATACCGTGCTTTCGCAACAGCTTTCTCTATGGTATCAGCATTGGCATGGCTGTTGgatttttagcttttttgaAAACCTCGCGACCACAGCTCTCCACGCACATAGGGTTCGGTACGTTTATGGCTACGACGGTGGGATACTGGATTCCATGCCGGTACAACTGGTCCAAGCAAAAATTTGACATGGCACAGATGCAACGAGCCCTACAGCAGCAGGCTATATTCGAAGGTACGGATAAGGAGCGTGAATTGGAGGCCAAAACCGAGGAGGCTTAA